TAGTCAAACCATAAAGCAATATTATGAACAGGCCAATTTGCTTTATTGACTATCTTTCGAAAATCTCCAGAGCTTTGTCCAAAGCTTTCACCTCTAGTTGTATTAATGAAGGTAGGTGTTTCTTCATAATATATATTTTTTTTACCACTATCCGAAATTGCCCATAAGGTAAACGTGTCGTGAAGAGGGCTTCCATTCATTGAAGGATAGTTCTTTTTATAAAAGTCATTATAATAGTCAAATAGTGGTTTTATAATTTGTCCTACTGAATCATTTTGCCCTTTGTAAAATAAAGTTAATTGATTAATCATTGGGGTTGTCACTAACGCATATTCTGTAACGTCTAGTGGAATTAAGTAAACAGGTTTAGGTGCTAATTGAATGAGTAAATTGGCTGCATATGGATCTCCAAAATAATTAGCCTCAGCAACTGGGGTTACATTTCCAGGGACGTTAAAAGCTCCTCCCATAACATAAAATTCTTTCACTTCTGACATTGTTTTAGGGTATAACACGAAGGCGGTTGCTAAAGAAGTTAATCGTCCAGTTGAAAGGATATAGAGATCATTTTTGTAGCGTTCAATAATTTCATTAATTAAGTAAAAGTTTTCGTCTATTACGTGATTCGTTTCAATTTGAGGGATGATCGGTCCTAAACCGAAGGGTCCGTGAATATTTGTAAAGTAGTGAGGTTCTTGTCCTGTTAATGAAGAAACAGCGCCACTAATTATAGGAACATCTGTAACTCCCGTTAGATTTTGAATAAATTTTACGTTTGTCATAGCGGCTTCAAATGAGATATTTCCGTAGTCCGCTACAATTCCGACTAGGTTGATCTCCTCACTATAATAAGCATAAAGAAGCGTGATCACATCATCGATCCCAAAGTCGGAGAATGCGAGAACATTTTTCTGATTTCTCATCCACACCACCTCTTTTTAATAAGTATGGAGAAAAACATCAATAATTCCTAATTTGAAATAAGATTTTTAAATAGTCCAAAAAATGAATGTAGATTAAGAAAATCGCAATCACCCGTTTAGAAACGCAGGGAAAAAGGAACGTCAACTAAGTACAGTCACGTCCTGTGACTAAAGCTGACGTTAGCACATCGTGTGCGTCGGAGTTGCTGGGCAATGGAGCTAGACAAGAATTAAAACCGCAAGCTAAATATGGACCTATTTATCTACTTTCTTCCTCTAATAAAAAAGATCCTAATCAATTGATTAGGCTCTTTTTTGAATAGTAGATGTTCAATTCCAAATTTCTTCAACCCATTCGGGGTGATCAATAAAAGGATTGCGGTTTTGTTGATAATCCTCGTAAATGATGTCATTTCTTGTTCTTTCAAAATCATCTACTGGGTCTTCGTTATGCCATTCTAAAAGAGTAGATAGTTTCCCATGATAAGGACTAGAATCATTACTTACAAAATCATTAACCTCTAAATCTAGTTCACCAGAATCCCCTTCGTAGCGAACGGCCATATAGAAAATCATTCGAGCGATGTCTCCTTTTACTTCGTCCCTTGGTTCCCAAGAATCGCTATCATAAAAGGTATCATCAGCTTCGCCTTGAGCAGTACCACCATTGTCAAAATCTTTGTTTCCTCTGGAGCTATTGACAGTCATATCAGAAGGTCTAATGTGATGAAGGTCTGTACCTTCTCCTTTAGATGTACCGAAATCACCATGAGACTTAGCCCAAACGTGTTCTCTGTTCCAATCATCTATTCCATTACCATTCCTATATTTACTTTGTGATCGACCAGTATATATTAATATGACATTATTACTATTATCTGGGTCTTGATCCGTATATCGTAATGCATTCCATACATCATTATAGCTAAGTTCTACGTGATCATCAATAATGGCATGGAGTGATCTTTTTAATGTATCTCCTGTTTTATTCTCTGCAGATTGATAGTACTCTTCAATCTCTGAATTTACTGTTGATTCAGAAGAAAATTCAATGGACTGGGGTGATTTTAAACCAGCATGTCCATAATAACTAGTTAATGTACCGGTTACGGAAATTTTATCCGCTAATATTGATGAATTTGTATCAAGACCAAATGTAGAGCGGTAATCTGAAGTTAGTTGTATGTACAACATGTTTTCTGTTGATGTCTCATCTTGATCATCAGCAATGGCAATCGAATAATCATCTGAAAAAGACGAGGTTTGGATTGAACTGGACGAAAGTGGCTTTCCTACTATATATCCTTCGACCGTTTGAGATGAACCATCTTGATTGTTAATGGCCTCTTGAGTTGAAGAAATAGTCGTAGCTTCGTAAGTTGATAGTGGCATCTGAAGTAATGAAACTAGTAAAATAGCTGAAATAAATATTTTCACCTTTGACAAATTAATTCCTCCTAAATCCCCTTTGATATCACTTATAATTAAAAACATAATTGAAAACGCTTACTTTTTGACTATATTAATTTTATTGCATATTTTTTAAAAAAACAATGATTTTATATAAAATTTAAAATAATTTACTAAGTA
This portion of the Bacillus carboniphilus genome encodes:
- a CDS encoding nucleoside hydrolase; this translates as MRNQKNVLAFSDFGIDDVITLLYAYYSEEINLVGIVADYGNISFEAAMTNVKFIQNLTGVTDVPIISGAVSSLTGQEPHYFTNIHGPFGLGPIIPQIETNHVIDENFYLINEIIERYKNDLYILSTGRLTSLATAFVLYPKTMSEVKEFYVMGGAFNVPGNVTPVAEANYFGDPYAANLLIQLAPKPVYLIPLDVTEYALVTTPMINQLTLFYKGQNDSVGQIIKPLFDYYNDFYKKNYPSMNGSPLHDTFTLWAISDSGKKNIYYEETPTFINTTRGESFGQSSGDFRKIVNKANWPVHNIALWFDYRAFINEFFLVMTTPRE
- a CDS encoding endonuclease, with protein sequence MPLSTYEATTISSTQEAINNQDGSSQTVEGYIVGKPLSSSSIQTSSFSDDYSIAIADDQDETSTENMLYIQLTSDYRSTFGLDTNSSILADKISVTGTLTSYYGHAGLKSPQSIEFSSESTVNSEIEEYYQSAENKTGDTLKRSLHAIIDDHVELSYNDVWNALRYTDQDPDNSNNVILIYTGRSQSKYRNGNGIDDWNREHVWAKSHGDFGTSKGEGTDLHHIRPSDMTVNSSRGNKDFDNGGTAQGEADDTFYDSDSWEPRDEVKGDIARMIFYMAVRYEGDSGELDLEVNDFVSNDSSPYHGKLSTLLEWHNEDPVDDFERTRNDIIYEDYQQNRNPFIDHPEWVEEIWN